The following proteins come from a genomic window of Micromonospora zamorensis:
- a CDS encoding ricin-type beta-trefoil lectin domain protein yields MRRARTLTMVIGAFALAVAGSVPAQAVSGGQAVTDNSYPFIAKVDFGAAVRSCTGTLLDPHWVVTAASCVSETGQPPVAGAPTQATTVTVGRVDLASTGGQVRTAVSVVPHPTENLALIRLNQPVTTSAPAQIGAAPAVDEQLQALGYGRTATEWVQNRLHSGTFSVTSVTSGTVGLDGTGTGATLCRGDAGGPSVRRNGSAVEVVAVHDRSFQGGCIGETETRRTAVDTRLDSQAGWVATSIDAAPDWLAGQALPITNGRSGDCLVTTGNTDRTPVGTAACSATAPAQQWTLVPNGSGTFHLKNVGNGKCAYGEAPVLGDVKIYNCDSGITQQWRITTDSVRSQLKNLGSGLCIASPATTPNDIRMDTCGAWDDHHWVQRGNGGGAYGALKAEANGLCLKNITGAGYRVGLILAGCTSPQPWTQSGLTLQADGGCLTTKGATTPFPRGTAMKLEACNGAKEQDWMLMPDGTIKNPSTRNCLGYRYDSLEGGAWVPSMVACTDGVIWRLPAA; encoded by the coding sequence ATGCGGCGTGCCCGCACGTTGACAATGGTGATCGGCGCATTTGCGCTGGCGGTCGCCGGATCCGTACCAGCACAGGCGGTCAGCGGTGGCCAGGCGGTCACCGACAACAGCTACCCCTTCATCGCCAAGGTGGACTTCGGAGCCGCAGTGCGCTCCTGCACGGGCACGCTCCTCGACCCGCACTGGGTCGTCACCGCAGCGAGCTGCGTGAGTGAGACCGGGCAGCCGCCGGTGGCCGGCGCGCCGACCCAGGCCACCACGGTCACCGTCGGCCGGGTCGACCTGGCCAGCACGGGCGGGCAGGTGCGTACCGCCGTCTCGGTGGTGCCGCACCCCACCGAGAACCTGGCGCTGATCCGACTCAATCAGCCGGTCACCACCAGCGCCCCGGCCCAGATCGGCGCTGCCCCCGCCGTTGACGAGCAGCTTCAGGCACTCGGCTACGGCCGCACCGCCACCGAGTGGGTCCAGAACCGGCTGCACAGTGGCACGTTCAGCGTCACCTCGGTGACCAGCGGCACCGTCGGCCTCGACGGCACCGGTACCGGCGCCACCCTGTGTCGTGGCGACGCCGGCGGCCCGTCCGTTCGGCGCAACGGCAGCGCGGTGGAGGTGGTCGCCGTGCACGACCGTTCCTTCCAGGGCGGCTGCATCGGCGAGACCGAGACCCGGCGCACCGCCGTCGACACTCGTCTGGACAGCCAGGCCGGCTGGGTCGCAACCAGCATCGACGCCGCGCCGGACTGGCTCGCGGGTCAGGCGCTGCCGATCACGAACGGGCGTAGCGGGGACTGCCTGGTGACGACCGGCAACACGGACCGCACGCCGGTCGGCACCGCGGCCTGCTCGGCGACCGCGCCCGCGCAGCAGTGGACGTTGGTGCCGAACGGGTCGGGCACCTTTCATCTGAAGAATGTCGGCAACGGCAAGTGCGCGTACGGCGAGGCACCGGTTCTCGGCGATGTGAAGATCTACAACTGTGACAGCGGGATCACCCAGCAGTGGCGGATCACCACCGACTCGGTCCGCAGCCAGTTGAAGAACCTGGGCTCAGGGCTCTGCATCGCCTCCCCCGCCACCACCCCGAACGACATCCGGATGGACACCTGCGGCGCGTGGGACGACCACCACTGGGTGCAGAGGGGCAACGGCGGCGGCGCCTACGGCGCGCTCAAGGCGGAGGCGAACGGGCTCTGCCTGAAAAACATCACCGGTGCCGGCTATCGCGTGGGCCTGATACTGGCCGGTTGCACCAGCCCTCAACCGTGGACGCAGAGCGGTCTCACGCTCCAAGCGGACGGCGGCTGCCTCACGACAAAGGGAGCCACGACCCCTTTCCCTCGCGGCACCGCGATGAAACTTGAGGCGTGCAACGGCGCCAAGGAACAGGACTGGATGCTCATGCCCGATGGCACGATCAAGAACCCAAGCACCCGCAACTGCCTCGGCTACCGCTACGACTCCCTTGAGGGCGGCGCCTGGGTGCCGTCGATGGTCGCCTGCACCGATGGCGTGATCTGGCGGCTACCCGCCGCCTGA
- a CDS encoding alpha-ketoacid dehydrogenase subunit beta translates to MPRLSYRRALTRALADELTRDEAVFLLGEDVQVGASMVTTGLAKRFGTERVRDTPLSEQAFTSFATGAALAGLRPVIEFQIPSLLFLVFEQIVNHAHKFPLMTGGQCAVPVTYLVPGSGSRTGWAGQHSDHPYSLFAHVGVVTVVPATPADAYGLLVTAIRHDDPVVVFAPAGAMDLREDVEDLTPVPLGRGRIHRFGDDVTVVAVGHLVHDALAVAEELADQVSVEVFDPRTLYPFDIDGLTESVARTGRLVVVDDANRSCGMAAEIIASVVERVRLLAPPRRVTRPDGAVLPFAPALDRAVQPSRDQLATAIHLTMKDGS, encoded by the coding sequence GTGCCCCGACTGTCGTACCGCCGGGCGCTGACCCGGGCACTCGCCGACGAGCTGACCCGGGACGAGGCGGTGTTTCTGCTCGGCGAGGACGTCCAGGTCGGGGCGTCGATGGTGACCACCGGCCTGGCCAAGCGCTTCGGGACCGAGCGGGTACGCGACACCCCGCTGTCCGAGCAGGCGTTCACCAGCTTCGCCACCGGCGCGGCGCTGGCCGGGTTGCGGCCGGTGATCGAGTTCCAGATCCCGTCGCTGCTGTTCCTGGTCTTCGAGCAGATCGTCAACCACGCCCACAAGTTCCCGCTGATGACCGGTGGGCAGTGCGCCGTCCCGGTCACCTACCTGGTCCCCGGCTCCGGCTCGCGCACGGGCTGGGCCGGGCAGCACTCCGACCACCCGTACAGTCTCTTCGCGCACGTCGGCGTGGTCACCGTCGTGCCGGCCACCCCGGCCGACGCGTACGGGCTGCTGGTCACCGCGATCCGCCACGACGACCCGGTGGTGGTGTTCGCCCCGGCCGGCGCGATGGACCTGCGGGAGGACGTCGAGGACCTGACCCCGGTGCCGCTGGGCCGGGGCCGGATCCACCGCTTCGGCGACGACGTCACAGTGGTCGCGGTCGGGCACCTGGTGCACGACGCGCTCGCGGTGGCCGAGGAGCTGGCCGACCAGGTCTCGGTGGAGGTGTTCGACCCGCGCACGCTGTACCCGTTCGACATCGACGGCCTCACCGAGTCGGTGGCGCGCACCGGGCGGCTCGTGGTGGTCGACGACGCCAACCGCTCCTGCGGCATGGCCGCCGAGATCATCGCCTCGGTGGTGGAGCGCGTCCGACTGCTCGCCCCTCCCCGCCGGGTCACCCGCCCGGACGGGGCGGTGCTGCCGTTCGCGCCGGCGTTGGACCGGGCCGTGCAACCGTCCCGGGACCAGCTCGCCACCGCCATCCACCTGACCATGAAGGACGGATCATGA
- a CDS encoding thiamine pyrophosphate-dependent dehydrogenase E1 component subunit alpha, whose amino-acid sequence MTDADPVRLYRTVRLIRRFEERAVELVHGGQIVGGIHPYLGQEGIAAGVCAALGADDVIAGTHRGHGHVLARGADPTRMLAELCGRVTGLNAGRGGSMHAADFSLGVLGANAIVGASGAIITGAVWAHRHRGRDTVGVSFFGDGAVNEGMLLEAFNLAALWRVPVLFVCENNGYATTMPVAGAVAGSITGRAAAFGVPAVQVDGQDPETVRVAAAAAVDRMRAGGGPELIEARTYRFDVHHTFEHAVRLDYRPPDEVTRGRARDPVRIQGERLSDVDRAAVDAEVEETLDAAVRFALASPQPDPADALAYLYASGMTARTGGG is encoded by the coding sequence GTGACCGACGCCGACCCGGTCCGGCTCTACCGCACGGTCCGGCTGATCCGCCGGTTCGAGGAACGGGCGGTGGAGCTGGTCCACGGCGGGCAGATCGTCGGCGGCATCCACCCGTACCTCGGTCAGGAGGGGATCGCCGCCGGCGTCTGCGCCGCCCTGGGTGCCGACGACGTGATCGCCGGCACCCATCGCGGACACGGGCACGTCCTGGCCCGGGGCGCGGACCCGACCCGGATGCTCGCCGAGCTGTGCGGTCGGGTCACCGGCCTCAACGCCGGGCGGGGCGGTTCGATGCACGCCGCCGACTTCAGCCTCGGCGTGCTCGGCGCCAACGCGATCGTGGGGGCCTCCGGGGCGATCATCACGGGTGCGGTCTGGGCCCACCGCCATCGGGGGCGCGACACCGTCGGGGTGAGCTTCTTCGGCGACGGCGCGGTCAACGAGGGGATGCTGCTGGAGGCGTTCAACCTGGCCGCGCTCTGGCGGGTGCCGGTGCTGTTCGTCTGCGAGAACAACGGCTACGCCACCACCATGCCGGTCGCCGGCGCGGTGGCCGGCAGCATCACCGGCCGGGCCGCCGCGTTCGGCGTCCCGGCCGTCCAGGTCGACGGCCAGGACCCCGAGACGGTACGCGTCGCCGCGGCCGCCGCCGTCGACCGGATGCGCGCCGGCGGCGGTCCCGAGCTGATCGAGGCCCGTACCTACCGCTTCGACGTCCACCACACCTTCGAGCACGCGGTACGCCTCGACTACCGCCCGCCCGACGAGGTGACCCGGGGTCGGGCCCGCGACCCGGTGCGTATCCAGGGTGAGCGCCTCTCCGACGTCGACCGTGCCGCAGTGGACGCCGAGGTCGAGGAAACCCTCGACGCGGCCGTGCGTTTCGCCCTGGCCAGCCCGCAACCCGACCCGGCCGACGCCCTGGCCTACCTGTACGCCAGCGGCATGACCGCCCGCACCGGAGGTGGCTGA
- a CDS encoding DUF3050 domain-containing protein translates to MSRYDWGRTHPGIERLEKAVTDRRDVVVKHPLYANLDTHEALVTFMQHHVFAVWDFMSLLKSLQRQLTCVTVPWIPTGPTGSRRLINDIVMVEESDELGGGYISHFELYVQGMVEAGADTTAVNALVDLLRAGRPVTDALTEAGVPAASARFAATTWRIIESTPVHCQAAAFAFGREDLIPDMFTQVVSVNERSNRLHTFVDYLERHIEVDGEQHTPMAMQMLADLCGDDDTKWQECADTVNTALTARARLWDDILAAIKGPA, encoded by the coding sequence ATGTCACGCTACGACTGGGGTAGGACCCACCCGGGCATCGAACGGCTGGAAAAGGCGGTGACCGACCGCCGTGACGTGGTGGTCAAGCACCCGCTCTACGCCAACCTGGACACCCATGAGGCGCTGGTCACCTTCATGCAGCACCACGTCTTCGCGGTCTGGGACTTCATGTCCCTGCTGAAGTCGTTGCAACGGCAGCTGACCTGCGTCACCGTGCCGTGGATCCCGACCGGCCCGACCGGCAGCCGCCGCCTCATCAACGACATCGTCATGGTCGAGGAGAGCGACGAGCTGGGCGGCGGCTACATCAGCCACTTCGAGCTGTACGTGCAGGGCATGGTCGAGGCCGGCGCGGACACCACGGCCGTGAACGCCCTCGTCGACCTGCTGCGCGCCGGCCGGCCGGTGACCGACGCGCTCACCGAGGCCGGGGTGCCGGCCGCGTCGGCGAGGTTCGCCGCCACCACCTGGCGGATCATCGAGTCGACACCGGTGCACTGCCAGGCGGCGGCCTTCGCGTTCGGTCGTGAGGACCTCATCCCGGACATGTTCACGCAGGTCGTCTCGGTCAACGAGCGCAGCAACCGGTTGCACACGTTCGTCGACTACCTGGAGCGGCACATCGAGGTCGACGGCGAACAGCACACCCCGATGGCCATGCAGATGCTCGCCGACCTGTGCGGCGACGACGACACCAAGTGGCAGGAGTGCGCCGACACGGTCAACACCGCCCTCACCGCCCGGGCCCGACTCTGGGACGACATCCTCGCCGCCATCAAGGGACCGGCGTGA
- a CDS encoding phytanoyl-CoA dioxygenase family protein, which produces MSVTGYEPTLTAEEQALLPSDDDVRHYAEHGWYLSKKVFTDDEVDALAAAAQRYYDGERDRRLPVRPPKLAYWEPSSGPVQRHNDYVHHEHDGLGAILRKPLVGAVAARLAQADEIRVFQSTLIYKPPISGEPSNIVPWHFDKHYWASSSSEKMLTAFIPFHDCGEEMGTITMVDGSHRWKEIGADDTVVRHFADRDRSQLEEMLAENAAYNGAEIRKIPMVIPKGHVSFHHCRTYHGSGPNVSGRPRQAISLHLQDGDNAWREYPLSDGTLAAYNHDVLVRRTHEGRPDYADPDYCPVIWRHRAQQGG; this is translated from the coding sequence GTGAGCGTGACCGGCTACGAACCGACGCTGACCGCCGAGGAGCAGGCCCTGCTGCCGTCCGACGACGACGTGCGGCACTACGCCGAGCACGGCTGGTACCTGTCGAAGAAGGTGTTCACCGACGACGAGGTGGACGCCCTCGCCGCCGCCGCGCAGCGCTACTACGACGGTGAGCGGGACCGGCGGTTGCCGGTGCGGCCCCCGAAGCTGGCCTACTGGGAGCCGTCGTCGGGGCCGGTGCAACGGCACAACGACTACGTCCACCACGAGCACGACGGGCTGGGCGCGATCCTGCGTAAGCCGCTGGTCGGGGCGGTGGCGGCCCGGCTCGCCCAGGCCGACGAGATCCGGGTCTTCCAGTCCACGCTGATCTACAAGCCGCCGATCTCCGGCGAGCCGAGCAACATCGTGCCCTGGCACTTCGACAAGCACTACTGGGCGTCCTCGTCGTCGGAGAAGATGCTCACCGCGTTCATCCCGTTCCACGACTGTGGGGAGGAGATGGGCACCATCACCATGGTCGACGGCTCGCACCGGTGGAAGGAAATCGGCGCCGACGACACAGTGGTGCGGCACTTCGCCGACCGGGACCGCAGCCAGCTGGAGGAGATGCTGGCCGAGAACGCCGCGTACAACGGCGCGGAGATCCGCAAGATCCCCATGGTGATCCCCAAGGGACACGTGAGCTTCCACCACTGCCGCACCTATCACGGCAGCGGCCCCAACGTCAGCGGTCGCCCCCGACAGGCGATCTCGCTGCACCTGCAGGACGGCGACAACGCCTGGCGGGAGTATCCGCTCTCCGACGGCACGCTCGCCGCGTACAACCACGACGTGCTGGTCCGCCGCACCCACGAGGGGCGGCCCGACTACGCGGACCCCGACTACTGCCCGGTCATCTGGCGCCACCGCGCCCAACAGGGAGGCTGA
- the hppD gene encoding 4-hydroxyphenylpyruvate dioxygenase translates to MDIRGIDHIELYVGDARQAAFYFSTAVGFEICGQGGPETGLEGQRSLLLCHGDIRLLLTSGLSAEHPAARYVQRHGDGIAVVGVEVDDVASAYAELVGRGATGVTPPTTVTGADAEVVTAEVDGFADVRHRLVQRRGDRAEFLPGVITPAPSGGEGHPPVLAEIDHLAVCVPPGQLDETVRHFEKLFDFAEIFEEHIEVDGQGMNSKVVQSPSGRVTVVLLEPDRARRPGQIDAFLDQHAGGGVQHLGLRTDDILTAVEALGRRGVRFAGTPGSYYDSLEARVGRVDAPLDRLRELGVLVDSDHDGQLLQIFAESMHVRRTLFLELIERRGARGFGSGNIKALYEAKERELAAVAATPQGVGA, encoded by the coding sequence ATGGACATCCGTGGTATCGACCACATCGAACTCTACGTGGGGGACGCCCGACAGGCGGCCTTCTACTTCAGCACCGCCGTCGGCTTCGAGATCTGTGGCCAGGGTGGCCCGGAGACCGGGCTGGAAGGGCAGCGCTCGCTGCTGCTCTGCCACGGCGACATCCGACTGCTGCTCACCTCGGGGCTCAGCGCCGAGCATCCGGCGGCCAGATACGTCCAGCGCCACGGTGACGGCATCGCCGTCGTCGGGGTCGAGGTCGACGACGTCGCGTCCGCGTACGCCGAGCTGGTGGGCCGCGGCGCGACCGGGGTGACGCCACCGACCACCGTCACCGGTGCGGACGCCGAGGTGGTGACCGCCGAGGTGGACGGCTTCGCCGACGTGCGGCACCGGCTGGTGCAGCGCCGCGGTGACCGGGCCGAGTTCCTGCCCGGCGTCATCACACCGGCACCGTCCGGTGGGGAGGGTCATCCGCCGGTGCTCGCCGAGATCGACCACCTGGCGGTCTGCGTGCCGCCCGGTCAGCTCGACGAGACGGTCCGGCACTTCGAGAAGCTGTTCGACTTCGCGGAGATCTTCGAGGAACACATCGAGGTCGACGGGCAGGGGATGAACTCCAAGGTGGTGCAGAGCCCGTCCGGGCGGGTCACCGTGGTGCTGCTGGAACCGGACCGGGCCCGGCGGCCGGGGCAGATCGACGCGTTCCTCGACCAGCACGCCGGCGGGGGAGTGCAGCACCTGGGGCTGCGCACCGACGACATCCTCACCGCGGTCGAGGCGTTGGGCCGGCGCGGGGTGCGCTTCGCCGGCACACCCGGCAGCTACTACGACTCCCTCGAAGCACGGGTCGGTCGGGTGGACGCCCCACTGGACCGGCTGCGCGAGCTGGGCGTGCTGGTCGACTCCGACCACGACGGCCAGCTGTTGCAGATCTTCGCCGAGTCGATGCACGTACGCCGCACGCTCTTTCTGGAGCTGATCGAGCGGCGCGGCGCGCGGGGCTTCGGCAGCGGCAACATCAAGGCGCTCTACGAGGCCAAGGAACGGGAGTTGGCCGCGGTGGCGGCCACACCACAGGGGGTGGGGGCGTGA
- a CDS encoding beta-ketoacyl-[acyl-carrier-protein] synthase family protein, with the protein MTALITGMGLFTPVGRGVEETFEAVTTGRSGLTRPPEGHPVRESLDVAGLLPDIDPRTVASGPETRVLDRIVVLALLAAADALADAGIEVGRDVDPDRIGVIVGGVGGMATLESQVLARAARGRAAVSPYLLTGILPNMPAARIAIAHGIRGYSSSVGTACASGAQAVADGVRLIATGEVDVVLCGASEAPLFPTFADTFGNARALARAGDDPARASRPFDTSRSGFVLAEGAALLVLERAEHAAARGVTAYAEVAGHGATTDAYHPTAPRPDGAGAAACIRRALRSSGVPAAAVGYVNAHGTATKLGDIAETTALADVFGVGGVPVSSTKALTGHLLGASGVLEAAVTALALGRGLLPPTYHLDDPDPACPADHIRGAPRKADPEYAVTNSFGFGGQNVSLLLARVAEPRR; encoded by the coding sequence GTGACCGCCCTGATCACGGGGATGGGTCTGTTCACCCCGGTCGGGCGGGGCGTCGAGGAGACCTTCGAGGCGGTGACCACCGGCCGTTCCGGGCTGACCCGCCCGCCCGAGGGGCACCCGGTCAGGGAGTCGTTGGACGTCGCCGGCCTGCTGCCCGACATCGACCCGCGCACCGTCGCGTCCGGGCCGGAGACCCGGGTGCTGGACCGGATCGTGGTGCTCGCACTCCTCGCCGCCGCCGACGCGCTCGCCGACGCCGGCATCGAGGTCGGCCGCGACGTCGACCCCGACCGGATCGGAGTGATCGTCGGCGGTGTCGGTGGCATGGCGACCCTGGAGTCGCAGGTGCTGGCCCGGGCGGCCCGGGGTCGGGCGGCGGTCAGCCCGTACCTGCTCACCGGGATCCTGCCGAACATGCCGGCGGCGCGGATCGCCATCGCGCACGGCATCCGCGGCTACAGCTCGTCGGTCGGCACCGCCTGCGCCTCCGGCGCGCAGGCGGTCGCCGACGGGGTTCGGCTCATCGCCACCGGAGAGGTCGACGTGGTGCTCTGCGGGGCCAGCGAGGCACCGCTGTTCCCGACCTTCGCCGACACCTTCGGCAACGCGCGCGCCCTGGCCCGAGCCGGCGACGACCCGGCCCGGGCGAGTCGGCCGTTCGACACCTCCCGCAGCGGGTTCGTGCTGGCCGAGGGCGCCGCGCTGCTGGTGCTGGAACGTGCCGAGCACGCAGCGGCGCGCGGAGTCACCGCGTACGCCGAAGTGGCCGGCCACGGCGCGACCACTGACGCGTACCACCCGACCGCACCCCGCCCGGACGGTGCCGGCGCGGCCGCGTGCATCCGGCGCGCGCTGCGCAGCTCCGGTGTGCCCGCGGCGGCGGTCGGCTACGTCAACGCGCACGGCACCGCGACGAAGCTCGGTGACATCGCGGAGACCACCGCCCTCGCCGACGTGTTCGGCGTCGGCGGTGTGCCGGTCAGCTCCACCAAGGCGCTCACCGGGCACCTGCTCGGCGCCTCCGGGGTCCTGGAGGCGGCGGTCACCGCGCTGGCGCTCGGTCGGGGGCTGCTGCCGCCGACGTACCACCTCGACGACCCGGACCCGGCCTGCCCGGCGGACCACATCCGTGGCGCGCCCCGCAAGGCCGACCCGGAGTACGCGGTCACCAACTCGTTCGGGTTCGGCGGTCAGAACGTGAGCCTGCTGCTCGCGCGCGTCGCCGAGCCGAGGAGGTGA
- a CDS encoding class I adenylate-forming enzyme family protein translates to MRTRGLRGALAADTEVGAGNVLARVLAHGADPDGPGLTFDTAVDGHPAEEPLTLGRLDERVAARAAWLHERGVRPRDPVAVWATAAADMVLSFLALARLGAIPALMNGKLRPEIAAEYIRRLRGVGVLADDAHTAQLAGHDLGVPLLGTPAQAGTGDPSAAPAHYRHHPDDPIVITHTSGTTGVPKAVLHSHASLFAATRHLLTMPQAQGTTRILNALPAPHTATVLMVNQALGNSAQMLLLSEQDGERVLDAIQRWHPDGVFGFSVTWAELARFDLSGYDLDSVRLWFNTGDCSHEPHIRRLVAVGSRDTVTREGVVRVPGSVFIDGLGSSEMGHSMFHITHRADTDRYGRCIGRPYQFTRVAVLDADGEPVPTGEVGFLGVDSPSLFRGYWNDSVTTYRFRQRGWYLTGDLVRTDAEGRYYHLDRAVDSVDAGDGRRLFTALSEERILAACPDVTDCTVVIVAEADGVVTDVLLELAAGADEAEDRTERVRAALGADVGDTLRRVVPVRSADIPVTVTGKVRKVVLRERYLTEAAS, encoded by the coding sequence ATGAGGACACGAGGACTGCGGGGCGCGTTGGCCGCCGACACCGAGGTGGGGGCGGGCAACGTCCTGGCCCGGGTGCTGGCACACGGCGCCGACCCGGACGGCCCCGGGTTGACCTTCGACACGGCCGTCGACGGGCACCCGGCCGAGGAGCCGCTCACGTTGGGTCGGCTCGACGAGCGCGTCGCCGCTCGTGCGGCCTGGCTGCACGAGCGCGGGGTACGTCCCCGCGACCCGGTCGCCGTCTGGGCCACCGCCGCCGCCGACATGGTGCTCAGTTTCCTGGCGCTGGCCCGCCTCGGGGCGATTCCGGCGCTGATGAACGGCAAGCTCCGTCCGGAGATCGCCGCCGAGTACATCCGTCGGCTGCGGGGCGTCGGTGTGCTCGCCGACGACGCGCACACCGCGCAGCTGGCCGGGCACGACCTGGGCGTACCCCTGCTCGGCACCCCCGCGCAGGCCGGTACGGGTGACCCGTCCGCCGCCCCGGCGCACTACCGGCACCACCCAGACGACCCGATCGTGATCACCCACACCTCCGGCACGACCGGGGTGCCCAAGGCGGTGCTGCACTCGCACGCCAGCCTCTTCGCCGCCACCCGGCACCTGCTCACCATGCCCCAGGCGCAGGGCACCACCCGGATCCTCAACGCGCTGCCCGCCCCGCACACCGCCACCGTGCTGATGGTCAACCAGGCGCTGGGCAACTCCGCGCAGATGCTGCTGCTGTCCGAACAGGACGGTGAGCGGGTGCTCGACGCGATCCAACGTTGGCACCCCGATGGCGTGTTCGGGTTCTCGGTCACCTGGGCCGAGCTGGCCCGCTTCGACCTGTCCGGGTACGACCTGGACTCGGTGCGGCTGTGGTTCAACACCGGCGACTGCTCGCACGAGCCGCACATCCGGCGGCTGGTCGCGGTCGGCTCCCGGGACACGGTCACCCGCGAGGGCGTGGTGCGGGTGCCCGGCTCGGTCTTCATCGACGGGCTGGGCTCCAGCGAGATGGGGCACTCGATGTTCCACATCACCCACCGCGCCGACACCGACCGGTACGGCCGCTGCATCGGCCGCCCGTACCAGTTCACCAGGGTCGCGGTGCTCGACGCCGACGGCGAACCGGTCCCGACCGGCGAGGTGGGTTTCCTGGGCGTCGACTCGCCGTCGCTGTTCCGTGGCTACTGGAACGACTCGGTCACCACGTACCGGTTCCGTCAGCGCGGCTGGTACCTCACCGGCGACCTGGTCCGCACCGACGCCGAGGGGCGCTACTACCACCTGGACCGGGCGGTGGACTCGGTCGACGCCGGTGACGGCCGACGCCTGTTCACCGCGTTGTCCGAGGAGCGCATCCTGGCCGCCTGCCCGGACGTCACCGACTGCACTGTGGTGATCGTCGCCGAGGCCGACGGTGTGGTCACCGACGTGCTGCTGGAGTTGGCCGCCGGCGCCGACGAGGCCGAGGACCGCACCGAACGGGTCCGCGCCGCACTGGGCGCGGACGTCGGCGACACGCTGCGCCGGGTCGTGCCGGTGCGCTCCGCGGACATCCCGGTCACGGTGACCGGCAAGGTCCGCAAGGTGGTCCTGCGCGAGCGCTACCTCACCGAGGCGGCGTCATGA
- a CDS encoding beta-ketoacyl synthase chain length factor, translating to MLAQARWPEAGDDGPAPGVPGFVSSQFAPVVVAVAERCLGRGYGVAGVPPWKRTAIVLVSASGDRTSAEHVRAAVEAGGRIGPLFFFQSVPNSVAGHLAARWGLRGPVVCLSPTGDPYADGTAEADLLRYDGDADEALLILIEQAPDASTEAVAVLLGGEGRP from the coding sequence GTGTTGGCGCAGGCGCGGTGGCCCGAGGCGGGCGACGACGGGCCGGCGCCGGGCGTCCCCGGGTTCGTGTCCTCGCAGTTCGCACCGGTGGTGGTGGCGGTGGCGGAGCGGTGTCTGGGGCGCGGGTACGGGGTTGCCGGCGTGCCCCCGTGGAAGCGGACCGCGATCGTGCTGGTCAGCGCCAGTGGTGATCGCACCAGCGCGGAGCACGTACGGGCGGCTGTGGAGGCCGGCGGGCGGATCGGCCCACTGTTCTTCTTCCAGTCGGTGCCCAACAGCGTCGCCGGGCACCTCGCGGCCCGCTGGGGCCTGCGCGGCCCGGTGGTCTGCCTGAGCCCGACCGGTGACCCGTACGCCGACGGCACCGCCGAGGCGGACCTGCTGCGGTACGACGGCGACGCCGACGAGGCGTTGCTGATCCTGATCGAACAGGCGCCCGACGCGTCGACCGAGGCGGTCGCGGTGCTGCTGGGGGGAGAAGGACGACCATGA